TGAAATATTTTTCAGCGCGCCTCCGAAACCTCCCATAGCATGACCCTTGAAATGTGTTAATACAAGCACGAAATCATAATTTTTGAAGTGTGAGCCGACGACATCATTTTTTAAGTGCTTTCCTCCGACGACCGGCAAAGAAATTTCACCCTCTGAGTCAAGAATATCAACGTTTGCAATTTTCGTGAATCCGTGATCTTCTGCTACTTGCATGTGCATTGCTGTTGAAGATCTTGACCCGCCGTAAGCTGTGTTGCCTTCGATTATTGTGCCGTTGACTTTTTTCACAAGCTCGCCGATTAACTCAGGTGATAAATAATGAGTGTTGCCTGCCTCGCCCGTGCTGAGTTTGACTGCGACTCTTCCGGAAGGTTCGCGGCCAAGTGCGTTATAAATTGCCATGATTCCCGCCGGAGAAATATTTTTTGTGAAATAAACCGTAGAATTTGCTGCAAATGAAACATTACACAGCGCGAAAATTATTAGTGCTGCAAGAAAAATTTTTCTCATGTGATTAAAGACTCCTTTGCAATTATAAATTTTTTACGAGAATAAACTATAAAGAGCGGTTTAAGTCAATCAGCAAAATTACGTGATAAAAAAATTTTTTTCTCTGTGAGTCTTTGTGAGTGCGTGAATGAAATTAATTTTTTGTAGTTGTAAATGTAGTTGTAAAATATTTCTCTCGTGATTACGAGTCAATGAAAAGTTTTGTATATTATAGCAAAAAAATTTGTCCCCCGTGAAAATTCTTCATGAGGGACAGTGTGTAATAATTTACGCTAAATATTTTTTCAGCACAGCACGTACAGCACCGGGGCCGGCATTTAGTTCGTTGTAAAATTTTTCTACTTTCTCACCGAGTCCAGCCTCATAGAGATTCAGACCGAAAATATTTGCGTTGCTCAAAATTTCATGAAGTCCGCCGCTTTTCTTGAGTTCTGCCTGCAAAGTATCAAGCATAGGATCTGAACTGACCTGCATTGACTCGCCTTTATCGTCAGTGCCTTCAAGATAACGGAGCCACCCTGCCAACGCTAAAGGAATCGCCTTCAATGAGTTAATGTCAAGTGATTTATCAGCAGCGTAACTCTTTAATGTCTCGCCGAATCTCACAGGAATTTTTTGACTCGTGTCTGTTGCGATTCTTTGCGGTGTGTCCGGTAAAAACGCGTTCGGGAGTCTTTCGCCGACAACTTCATCAATAAATTTTTTCGGGTTAATAATTTTCGGGTCAGTAACGACGGGGAGTCCTTCTTTATAGCCGATAAGCTCAACGAGTTTCTTTAATTCGGGGTCGCTCATTTCGTCAGCAATTTTCTTGTAACCGAGCAAGCAGCCATAAACAGCAAGTGCAGTGTGCAAAGGATTCAAACATGTTGTAACCTTCATGCGTTCGGTGTTATTTACAGTGTCGCGGTCTGTCATGTAGACTCCTGCTTTATCGAGTGCCGGGCGGCCATTGGGGAAATTATCTTCTACTACTAAATATTGCGGGGCTTCAGCGTTGACGAACGGTGCAATATAAGTATTTCGATTTGTAATAACCGGGCTGATGTTCTCGACTCCTAAAGATTTTAGCTGCTCTTCGACGATTTCAGACGGACGCGGAGTAATTTTATCGATCATTGACCAAGGGAAAGAGACCTGCGACTCATCACTAATCCACGAGAAAAATTCTTTATCGACAAAACCGTTATCAACCCATGATTTAGCGATTTCTAAGACGCTTGCACGTAATTTTTCGCCGTTATGAGAACAATTATCCATGCTTACGACTGCGATAGGGTGTGCGCCTGCCCTGAATCTTTCGAGCAATAAAGAAGCTGTTACGCTCATTGCGTGTTTAGGTTTGTCGGGGCCTGACTTCATGTCTGACACAACGACCGGCATTAATTCGCCCTTCATGTCTCTTAGCGCATAACCTTTTTCTGTGATTGTGTAGCTTACCATTTGTAAAGAAGGCTTTACGAAGATTGCGCGTAATTTTTCCCATTCTTGAGTGTCTGAACTGTCGGCGCGGATTCCTTCAGCGATTGAGGCAATAATATTTTT
The Synergistaceae bacterium DNA segment above includes these coding regions:
- a CDS encoding DUF362 domain-containing protein, with product MRKIFLAALIIFALCNVSFAANSTVYFTKNISPAGIMAIYNALGREPSGRVAVKLSTGEAGNTHYLSPELIGELVKKVNGTIIEGNTAYGGSRSSTAMHMQVAEDHGFTKIANVDILDSEGEISLPVVGGKHLKNDVVGSHFKNYDFVLVLTHFKGHAMGGFGGALKNISIGIASPRGKVIIHTAGTKESGSIWYDKQDDFLESMAEAAKAVSDSLDGGKKIMYISVMNHLSVDCDCDGNPSAPDMHDIGILGSLDPVALDQACVDLVYKAPDGKSLINRMESRHGIHTVEHAAEIGLGSRNYDLVSID
- a CDS encoding mannitol dehydrogenase family protein, with the translated sequence MQLSLKGITDRSQWEKAGIRLPKNDVQKMRELTAKNPTWVHFGAGNIFRGFIAALQQDLLDKGLAETGIIAAETFDYEIIKKIYEPFDNLTLMVTLRASGELDKNIIASIAEGIRADSSDTQEWEKLRAIFVKPSLQMVSYTITEKGYALRDMKGELMPVVVSDMKSGPDKPKHAMSVTASLLLERFRAGAHPIAVVSMDNCSHNGEKLRASVLEIAKSWVDNGFVDKEFFSWISDESQVSFPWSMIDKITPRPSEIVEEQLKSLGVENISPVITNRNTYIAPFVNAEAPQYLVVEDNFPNGRPALDKAGVYMTDRDTVNNTERMKVTTCLNPLHTALAVYGCLLGYKKIADEMSDPELKKLVELIGYKEGLPVVTDPKIINPKKFIDEVVGERLPNAFLPDTPQRIATDTSQKIPVRFGETLKSYAADKSLDINSLKAIPLALAGWLRYLEGTDDKGESMQVSSDPMLDTLQAELKKSGGLHEILSNANIFGLNLYEAGLGEKVEKFYNELNAGPGAVRAVLKKYLA